Proteins encoded together in one Microcaecilia unicolor chromosome 3, aMicUni1.1, whole genome shotgun sequence window:
- the LOC115466724 gene encoding nuclear receptor subfamily 1 group D member 2-like isoform X2, with amino-acid sequence MDNSGGVILYVGSTASSAPSPDSPSSGDLAPSPSLPSSPEEMAPTEFRVLNPRGANSPVSPKAAFQFPERAVRYPSKGQSPHSQGRSTGAKQNSVTGTFTKTGGMVLLCKVCGDIASGFHYGVHACEGCKGFFRRSIQQNIHYKMCMKNENCLIMRMNRNRCQHCRFKKCLSVGMSRDAVRFGRIPKREKQRLMDEMQSYMHSLNEAPMDVDVGPETPPSPDSQVEEAISAISHAYHKIFVTGQDNLSKHRPQHCLANSYTPSYTDQQLNNAYSYSQYDQTTMHLCDHSYPQEDPGNMDNVQCKFGNDTYQAQQAVYVQKASHYPDFESVGQRSCPWRSATSKGIACPLNFSPYCSSGKSSQQVWDEFSQCFTPAVKEVVEFAKNIPGFQSLCQQDQIMLLKAGTFQVLMVRFSMLFHPEKALTFLGGGCYPLSSLRGLGMGTLLDAMLEFSEKLRSLQLDPQEMALFMAVILVSADRSGVSDVDAVEHLQETLLRALRTLITQKHPDDSTLFPKLLLRLPDLRTLNNQHSEKLLAFRIES; translated from the exons GTGGTGTGATCCTCTATGTGGGTTCCACAGCTTCCTCTGCACCCTCCCCAGATAGTCCCTCCAGCGGAGACCTGGCaccttctccttctctcccatCTTCACCTGAGGAGATGGCACCTACCGAATTTAGAGTGCTGAACCCACGGGGGGCCAACTCCCCAGTGTCACCCAAGGCCGCTTTCCAGTTTCCTGAGAGAGCAGTGAGGTACCCTAGCAAAGGACAGTCACCCCATTCCCAGGGCAGGTCGACAGGAGCTAAGCAGAACAGCGTGACGGGCACCTTCACAA AAACAGGTGGCATGGTGCTGCTGTGCAAAGTATGCGGAGACATCGCATCTGGCTTCCATTATGGTGTCCATGCCTGCGAGGGCTGCAAG GGTTTTTTCCGAAGGAGCATTCAGCAGAACATTCACTACAAGATGTGCATGAAGAATGAGAACTGCCTGATCATGCGGATGAACCGGAACCGATGCCAGCACTGCCGCTTCAAGAAGTGCCTGTCCGTTGGCATGTCCAGAGATG CTGTGCGTTTTGGACGCATCCCTAAACGTGAGAAGCAGAGGCTGATGGATGAAATGCAGAGCTACATGCACAGCCTGAATGAGGCCCCAATGGACGTTGATGTGGGGCCTGAGACGCCCCCCAGCCCAGATTCCCAGGTGGAGGAGGCAATCAGTGCCATCTCCCATGCCTATCACAAAATTTTTGTGACCGGGCAGGATAACTTGAGCAAGCACAGACCCCAGCACTGCCTGGCCAACAGTTACACTCCCAGCTACACCGATCAACAGCTGAACAATGCCTACAGCTACAGCCAATATGACCAGACCACCATGCACTTATGTGACCACAGCTACCCCCAGGAAGACCCAGGAAATATGGACAATGTCCAGTGCAAATTTGGGAATGATACCTACCAGGCACAGCAGGCAGTCTACGTCCAGAAGGCCAGTCACTATCCAGACTTTGAAAGTGTGGGTCAGAGGTCATGTCCATGGAGATCAGCCACCAGCAAAGGCATA GCATGCCCACTAAACTTTAGTCCTTACTGCAGCAGCGGGAAGAGCAGCCAGCAAGTGTGGGATGAGTTCTCCCAGTGCTTCACCCCAGCTGTGAAGGAGGTAGTCGAGTTTGCTAAGAACATCCCAGGCTTCCAGTCACTCTGTCAGCAGGACCAGATCATGCTACTCAAGGCAGGAACTTTCCAG GTCCTGATGGTGCGCTTTTCTATGCTCTTTCACCCAGAGAAGGCTCTGACTTTCCTGGGCGGTGGCTGCTACCCATTGAGCAGCCTACGTGGCCTGGGCATGGGAACCCTTCTGGACGCCATGTTGGAGTTCAGTGAGAAGCTGCGTTCACTGCAACTGGACCCCCAGGAGATGGCACTTTTCATGGCAGTTATCTTGGTGTCTGCAG ATCGTTCAGGGGTCTCTGATGTTGATGCGGTGGAGCACCTTCAGGAGACACTTCTCCGGGCACTGAGGACACTGATAACCCAAAAACACCCGGATGATTCAACACTTTTCCCCAAACTATTACTCCGGCTTCCTGACCTGCGAACCCTTAATAATCAGCACTCAGAAAAACTGCTGGCCTTCCGTATTGAGTCCTAA
- the LOC115466724 gene encoding nuclear receptor subfamily 1 group D member 2-like isoform X3 produces the protein MDNSETGGMVLLCKVCGDIASGFHYGVHACEGCKGFFRRSIQQNIHYKMCMKNENCLIMRMNRNRCQHCRFKKCLSVGMSRDAVRFGRIPKREKQRLMDEMQSYMHSLNEAPMDVDVGPETPPSPDSQVEEAISAISHAYHKIFVTGQDNLSKHRPQHCLANSYTPSYTDQQLNNAYSYSQYDQTTMHLCDHSYPQEDPGNMDNVQCKFGNDTYQAQQAVYVQKASHYPDFESVGQRSCPWRSATSKGIACPLNFSPYCSSGKSSQQVWDEFSQCFTPAVKEVVEFAKNIPGFQSLCQQDQIMLLKAGTFQVLMVRFSMLFHPEKALTFLGGGCYPLSSLRGLGMGTLLDAMLEFSEKLRSLQLDPQEMALFMAVILVSADRSGVSDVDAVEHLQETLLRALRTLITQKHPDDSTLFPKLLLRLPDLRTLNNQHSEKLLAFRIES, from the exons AAACAGGTGGCATGGTGCTGCTGTGCAAAGTATGCGGAGACATCGCATCTGGCTTCCATTATGGTGTCCATGCCTGCGAGGGCTGCAAG GGTTTTTTCCGAAGGAGCATTCAGCAGAACATTCACTACAAGATGTGCATGAAGAATGAGAACTGCCTGATCATGCGGATGAACCGGAACCGATGCCAGCACTGCCGCTTCAAGAAGTGCCTGTCCGTTGGCATGTCCAGAGATG CTGTGCGTTTTGGACGCATCCCTAAACGTGAGAAGCAGAGGCTGATGGATGAAATGCAGAGCTACATGCACAGCCTGAATGAGGCCCCAATGGACGTTGATGTGGGGCCTGAGACGCCCCCCAGCCCAGATTCCCAGGTGGAGGAGGCAATCAGTGCCATCTCCCATGCCTATCACAAAATTTTTGTGACCGGGCAGGATAACTTGAGCAAGCACAGACCCCAGCACTGCCTGGCCAACAGTTACACTCCCAGCTACACCGATCAACAGCTGAACAATGCCTACAGCTACAGCCAATATGACCAGACCACCATGCACTTATGTGACCACAGCTACCCCCAGGAAGACCCAGGAAATATGGACAATGTCCAGTGCAAATTTGGGAATGATACCTACCAGGCACAGCAGGCAGTCTACGTCCAGAAGGCCAGTCACTATCCAGACTTTGAAAGTGTGGGTCAGAGGTCATGTCCATGGAGATCAGCCACCAGCAAAGGCATA GCATGCCCACTAAACTTTAGTCCTTACTGCAGCAGCGGGAAGAGCAGCCAGCAAGTGTGGGATGAGTTCTCCCAGTGCTTCACCCCAGCTGTGAAGGAGGTAGTCGAGTTTGCTAAGAACATCCCAGGCTTCCAGTCACTCTGTCAGCAGGACCAGATCATGCTACTCAAGGCAGGAACTTTCCAG GTCCTGATGGTGCGCTTTTCTATGCTCTTTCACCCAGAGAAGGCTCTGACTTTCCTGGGCGGTGGCTGCTACCCATTGAGCAGCCTACGTGGCCTGGGCATGGGAACCCTTCTGGACGCCATGTTGGAGTTCAGTGAGAAGCTGCGTTCACTGCAACTGGACCCCCAGGAGATGGCACTTTTCATGGCAGTTATCTTGGTGTCTGCAG ATCGTTCAGGGGTCTCTGATGTTGATGCGGTGGAGCACCTTCAGGAGACACTTCTCCGGGCACTGAGGACACTGATAACCCAAAAACACCCGGATGATTCAACACTTTTCCCCAAACTATTACTCCGGCTTCCTGACCTGCGAACCCTTAATAATCAGCACTCAGAAAAACTGCTGGCCTTCCGTATTGAGTCCTAA
- the LOC115466724 gene encoding nuclear receptor subfamily 1 group D member 2-like isoform X1, with protein sequence MQQQEVEEDKGPHGRATEANAWPAAVLGGVILYVGSTASSAPSPDSPSSGDLAPSPSLPSSPEEMAPTEFRVLNPRGANSPVSPKAAFQFPERAVRYPSKGQSPHSQGRSTGAKQNSVTGTFTKTGGMVLLCKVCGDIASGFHYGVHACEGCKGFFRRSIQQNIHYKMCMKNENCLIMRMNRNRCQHCRFKKCLSVGMSRDAVRFGRIPKREKQRLMDEMQSYMHSLNEAPMDVDVGPETPPSPDSQVEEAISAISHAYHKIFVTGQDNLSKHRPQHCLANSYTPSYTDQQLNNAYSYSQYDQTTMHLCDHSYPQEDPGNMDNVQCKFGNDTYQAQQAVYVQKASHYPDFESVGQRSCPWRSATSKGIACPLNFSPYCSSGKSSQQVWDEFSQCFTPAVKEVVEFAKNIPGFQSLCQQDQIMLLKAGTFQVLMVRFSMLFHPEKALTFLGGGCYPLSSLRGLGMGTLLDAMLEFSEKLRSLQLDPQEMALFMAVILVSADRSGVSDVDAVEHLQETLLRALRTLITQKHPDDSTLFPKLLLRLPDLRTLNNQHSEKLLAFRIES encoded by the exons ATGCAGCAGCAGGAGGTGGAAGAGGATAAGGGACCACATGGAAGGGCAACTGAGGCCAATGCCTGGCCAGCAGCCGTACTTG GTGGTGTGATCCTCTATGTGGGTTCCACAGCTTCCTCTGCACCCTCCCCAGATAGTCCCTCCAGCGGAGACCTGGCaccttctccttctctcccatCTTCACCTGAGGAGATGGCACCTACCGAATTTAGAGTGCTGAACCCACGGGGGGCCAACTCCCCAGTGTCACCCAAGGCCGCTTTCCAGTTTCCTGAGAGAGCAGTGAGGTACCCTAGCAAAGGACAGTCACCCCATTCCCAGGGCAGGTCGACAGGAGCTAAGCAGAACAGCGTGACGGGCACCTTCACAA AAACAGGTGGCATGGTGCTGCTGTGCAAAGTATGCGGAGACATCGCATCTGGCTTCCATTATGGTGTCCATGCCTGCGAGGGCTGCAAG GGTTTTTTCCGAAGGAGCATTCAGCAGAACATTCACTACAAGATGTGCATGAAGAATGAGAACTGCCTGATCATGCGGATGAACCGGAACCGATGCCAGCACTGCCGCTTCAAGAAGTGCCTGTCCGTTGGCATGTCCAGAGATG CTGTGCGTTTTGGACGCATCCCTAAACGTGAGAAGCAGAGGCTGATGGATGAAATGCAGAGCTACATGCACAGCCTGAATGAGGCCCCAATGGACGTTGATGTGGGGCCTGAGACGCCCCCCAGCCCAGATTCCCAGGTGGAGGAGGCAATCAGTGCCATCTCCCATGCCTATCACAAAATTTTTGTGACCGGGCAGGATAACTTGAGCAAGCACAGACCCCAGCACTGCCTGGCCAACAGTTACACTCCCAGCTACACCGATCAACAGCTGAACAATGCCTACAGCTACAGCCAATATGACCAGACCACCATGCACTTATGTGACCACAGCTACCCCCAGGAAGACCCAGGAAATATGGACAATGTCCAGTGCAAATTTGGGAATGATACCTACCAGGCACAGCAGGCAGTCTACGTCCAGAAGGCCAGTCACTATCCAGACTTTGAAAGTGTGGGTCAGAGGTCATGTCCATGGAGATCAGCCACCAGCAAAGGCATA GCATGCCCACTAAACTTTAGTCCTTACTGCAGCAGCGGGAAGAGCAGCCAGCAAGTGTGGGATGAGTTCTCCCAGTGCTTCACCCCAGCTGTGAAGGAGGTAGTCGAGTTTGCTAAGAACATCCCAGGCTTCCAGTCACTCTGTCAGCAGGACCAGATCATGCTACTCAAGGCAGGAACTTTCCAG GTCCTGATGGTGCGCTTTTCTATGCTCTTTCACCCAGAGAAGGCTCTGACTTTCCTGGGCGGTGGCTGCTACCCATTGAGCAGCCTACGTGGCCTGGGCATGGGAACCCTTCTGGACGCCATGTTGGAGTTCAGTGAGAAGCTGCGTTCACTGCAACTGGACCCCCAGGAGATGGCACTTTTCATGGCAGTTATCTTGGTGTCTGCAG ATCGTTCAGGGGTCTCTGATGTTGATGCGGTGGAGCACCTTCAGGAGACACTTCTCCGGGCACTGAGGACACTGATAACCCAAAAACACCCGGATGATTCAACACTTTTCCCCAAACTATTACTCCGGCTTCCTGACCTGCGAACCCTTAATAATCAGCACTCAGAAAAACTGCTGGCCTTCCGTATTGAGTCCTAA